The Streptomyces griseiscabiei genome includes a window with the following:
- a CDS encoding adenylate kinase, which produces MRIVLVGPPGAGKGTQAAFLAQNLSIPHISTGDLFRANISKQTELGKLAKSYMDKGELVPDEVTIAMAKDRMEQPDAEHGFLLDGFPRNVSQAEALDVTLQEESMNLDAVLDLEVPEEEVVKRIAGRRICRNDSAHVFHVTYKKPKQEGVCDVCGGELYQRDDDSEETVRKRLEVYHTQTEPIIDYYKAQGLVVTISALGPVEEVTTRAMEALKREDGGQ; this is translated from the coding sequence ATGCGTATCGTCCTCGTCGGGCCGCCTGGTGCCGGTAAGGGAACGCAGGCCGCGTTCCTCGCCCAGAACCTGTCGATCCCGCACATCTCCACGGGCGACCTGTTCCGGGCCAACATCAGCAAGCAGACGGAGCTCGGCAAACTCGCGAAGTCCTACATGGACAAGGGCGAGCTGGTGCCGGACGAGGTCACCATCGCGATGGCCAAGGACCGCATGGAGCAGCCGGACGCCGAGCACGGCTTCCTGCTCGACGGCTTCCCGCGCAACGTCTCGCAGGCCGAGGCGCTGGACGTGACGCTCCAGGAAGAGTCCATGAACCTGGACGCGGTGCTGGACCTGGAGGTCCCCGAGGAGGAGGTCGTCAAGCGGATCGCCGGCCGGCGCATCTGCCGCAACGACTCCGCCCACGTCTTCCACGTCACGTACAAGAAGCCGAAGCAGGAAGGCGTCTGCGACGTCTGCGGCGGCGAGCTGTACCAGCGTGACGACGACTCCGAGGAGACCGTCCGCAAGCGCCTGGAGGTCTACCACACCCAGACCGAGCCGATCATCGACTACTACAAGGCCCAGGGCCTCGTGGTGACGATCTCGGCGCTCGGCCCGGTGGAGGAAGTCACCACGCGCGCCATGGAGGCGCTCAAGCGCGAGGACGGCGGCCAGTAA
- the rplR gene encoding 50S ribosomal protein L18 yields MAYGTKIAKGDAYKRAAIKRRHIRIRKKVNGTAERPRLVVTRSNRHIVAQVIDDLKGHTLASASTLDSSIRGASEDKSAQAGKVGALVAERAKAAGVEAVVFDRGGNRYAGRIAALADAAREAGLKF; encoded by the coding sequence ATGGCATACGGTACGAAGATCGCTAAGGGCGACGCTTACAAGCGTGCAGCCATCAAGCGGCGCCACATCCGGATCCGTAAGAAGGTCAACGGTACGGCTGAGCGTCCCCGCCTGGTCGTGACCCGCTCGAACCGCCACATCGTGGCCCAGGTGATCGACGACCTCAAGGGTCACACCCTTGCGTCGGCGTCCACCCTGGACTCGTCGATCCGCGGTGCGTCCGAGGACAAGTCGGCGCAGGCCGGCAAGGTCGGCGCCCTGGTCGCCGAGCGTGCCAAGGCCGCCGGTGTCGAGGCCGTTGTGTTCGACCGAGGTGGTAACCGGTATGCGGGTCGCATCGCGGCCCTGGCCGACGCCGCCCGCGAGGCCGGGCTCAAGTTCTGA
- the rpsE gene encoding 30S ribosomal protein S5, protein MAGPQRRGGGAGGGERRDRKGRDGGAAAAEKTAYVERVVAINRVAKVVKGGRRFSFTALVVVGDGDGTVGVGYGKAKEVPAAIAKGVEEAKKHFFKVPRIQGTIPHPITGEKAAGVVLLKPASPGTGVIAGGPVRAVLECAGVHDILSKSLGSSNAINIVHATVEALKGLQRPEEIAARRGLPLEDVAPAALLRARAGAGAA, encoded by the coding sequence ATGGCTGGACCCCAGCGCCGCGGTGGCGGTGCCGGTGGCGGCGAGCGGCGGGACCGGAAGGGCCGTGACGGCGGCGCAGCTGCCGCCGAGAAGACCGCGTACGTTGAGCGCGTTGTCGCGATCAACCGCGTCGCCAAGGTTGTGAAGGGTGGTCGTCGCTTCAGCTTCACTGCGCTCGTCGTAGTGGGCGACGGTGACGGCACCGTGGGTGTCGGTTACGGCAAGGCCAAGGAGGTGCCGGCCGCCATCGCCAAGGGTGTTGAGGAGGCCAAGAAGCACTTCTTCAAGGTCCCCCGTATCCAGGGCACCATCCCGCACCCGATCACGGGCGAGAAGGCCGCGGGCGTCGTCCTGCTCAAGCCTGCTTCCCCCGGTACCGGCGTCATCGCCGGTGGCCCGGTGCGTGCCGTGCTCGAGTGCGCCGGTGTGCACGACATCCTGTCGAAGTCGCTCGGTTCGTCGAACGCGATCAACATCGTGCACGCGACCGTGGAGGCCCTGAAGGGTCTGCAGCGTCCCGAGGAGATCGCGGCCCGCCGCGGTCTGCCCCTCGAGGACGTCGCTCCCGCGGCCCTGCTGCGTGCGCGTGCCGGGGCCGGTGCTGCGTGA
- a CDS encoding type Z 30S ribosomal protein S14, which translates to MAKKALIAKAARKPKFGVRGYTRCQRCGRPHSVYRKFGLCRVCLREMAHRGELPGVTKSSW; encoded by the coding sequence ATGGCGAAGAAGGCTCTGATCGCGAAGGCTGCTCGCAAGCCCAAGTTCGGCGTGCGTGGCTACACGCGCTGCCAGCGCTGCGGCCGTCCCCACTCCGTGTACCGCAAGTTCGGCCTGTGCCGCGTGTGCCTCCGTGAGATGGCTCACCGTGGCGAGCTGCCGGGCGTGACCAAGAGCTCCTGGTAG
- the map gene encoding type I methionyl aminopeptidase, producing the protein MVQIKSPEQIAKMREAGLVVAAIHAATREAAVPGASTKDLDEVARKVLAEHGAKSNFLGYGGFPATICTSVNEVVVHGIPSDEVVLKDGDIISIDCGAIVDGWHGDAAYTAFVGSGHAPELIELSRVTEESMWAGIAAMKVGNRLVDVSRAIETYIRRQPKPGGGKYGIVEDYGGHGIGTEMHMDPHLLNYVERRRGKGPKLVPGFCLAIEPMVALGTPKTKVLADDWTVVSTDGTWSSHWEHSVALTAEGPLVLTAPDGGKAKLAEFGIVAAPDPVG; encoded by the coding sequence ATGGTGCAGATCAAGAGCCCCGAGCAGATCGCCAAGATGCGCGAGGCGGGGCTGGTCGTCGCCGCGATCCACGCGGCCACCCGGGAGGCCGCCGTGCCGGGCGCCTCCACGAAGGACCTCGACGAGGTCGCCCGCAAGGTGCTCGCGGAGCACGGGGCGAAGTCGAACTTCCTCGGGTACGGCGGCTTCCCGGCGACGATCTGCACGTCGGTGAACGAGGTCGTCGTGCACGGCATCCCGAGCGACGAGGTCGTCCTGAAGGACGGCGACATCATCTCGATCGACTGCGGCGCGATCGTCGACGGCTGGCACGGGGACGCCGCCTACACCGCCTTCGTGGGTTCCGGTCACGCCCCGGAGCTGATCGAGCTCTCCCGGGTGACCGAGGAGTCCATGTGGGCCGGCATCGCCGCGATGAAGGTGGGCAACCGGCTGGTCGACGTCTCGCGCGCCATCGAGACGTACATCCGCCGGCAGCCGAAGCCGGGCGGCGGGAAGTACGGGATCGTCGAGGACTACGGCGGCCACGGCATCGGCACCGAGATGCACATGGACCCGCATCTGCTGAACTACGTCGAGCGGCGCCGGGGCAAGGGGCCGAAGCTGGTGCCCGGGTTCTGTCTCGCGATCGAGCCGATGGTGGCGCTGGGGACGCCGAAGACCAAGGTCCTGGCGGACGACTGGACCGTGGTGTCCACGGACGGGACGTGGTCGTCGCACTGGGAGCACTCGGTGGCGCTCACGGCGGAGGGGCCGCTGGTGCTCACCGCCCCCGACGGCGGCAAGGCGAAGCTGGCGGAGTTCGGGATCGTCGCGGCTCCTGACCCGGTGGGCTGA
- the rplE gene encoding 50S ribosomal protein L5, which produces MATTTTPRLKTKYREEIAGKLQEEFSYENVMQTPGLVKIVVNMGVGDAARDSKLIEGAIRDLTTITGQKPAVTKARKSIAQFKLREGQPIGAHVTLRGDRMWEFLDRTLSLALPRIRDFRGLSPKQFDGRGNYTFGLTEQVMFHEIDQDKIDRTRGMDITVVTTATNDAEGRALLRHLGFPFKEA; this is translated from the coding sequence ATGGCTACCACCACCACTCCGCGTCTCAAGACGAAGTACCGCGAGGAGATCGCGGGCAAGCTGCAGGAAGAGTTCTCCTACGAGAACGTCATGCAGACCCCGGGCCTCGTCAAGATCGTGGTCAACATGGGTGTGGGCGACGCCGCCCGCGACTCCAAGCTGATCGAGGGCGCCATCCGCGACCTCACCACGATCACCGGGCAGAAGCCGGCCGTCACCAAGGCCCGCAAGTCCATCGCGCAGTTCAAGCTGCGTGAGGGCCAGCCGATCGGTGCCCACGTCACGCTCCGTGGCGACCGCATGTGGGAGTTCCTGGACCGCACCCTGTCGCTCGCGCTCCCGCGCATCCGCGACTTCCGTGGTCTGTCCCCCAAGCAGTTCGACGGCCGTGGCAACTACACCTTCGGTCTCACCGAGCAGGTCATGTTCCACGAGATCGACCAGGACAAGATCGACCGTACCCGGGGTATGGACATCACCGTGGTGACCACGGCGACCAACGACGCTGAGGGCCGCGCCCTCCTTCGTCACCTCGGCTTCCCCTTCAAGGAGGCGTGA
- the rpsH gene encoding 30S ribosomal protein S8: MTMTDPIADMLTRLRNANSAYHDSVTMPASKIKSHIAEILQQEGFITGWKVEDAEVGKNLVLELKFGPNRERSIAGIKRISKPGLRVYAKSTSLPKVLGGLGVAIISTSHGLLTDKQAGKKGVGGEVLAYVW, from the coding sequence ATGACCATGACTGATCCGATCGCAGACATGCTTACGCGTCTGCGGAACGCGAACTCGGCATACCACGACTCCGTGACGATGCCGGCATCGAAGATCAAGTCTCACATCGCGGAGATCCTCCAGCAGGAGGGCTTCATCACGGGCTGGAAGGTCGAGGACGCCGAGGTCGGCAAGAACCTCGTCCTGGAGCTGAAGTTCGGCCCCAACCGTGAGCGCTCCATCGCGGGCATCAAGCGGATCTCCAAGCCCGGTCTCCGGGTTTACGCGAAGTCCACCTCCCTGCCCAAGGTGCTGGGCGGCCTCGGCGTGGCGATCATCTCCACGTCGCACGGGCTCCTCACCGACAAGCAGGCCGGCAAGAAGGGCGTAGGCGGAGAAGTTCTCGCCTACGTCTGGTAG
- the secY gene encoding preprotein translocase subunit SecY: MLTAFARAFKTPDLRKKLLFTLGIIVIYRIGTHIPIPGVDYRAVQFCIDQAQTNSGLFGLVNMFSGGALLQITIFALGIMPYITASIILQLLTVVIPRLEALKKEGQAGTAKITQYTRYLTVALAVLQGTGLVATARSGSLFSGCAQASGIVPDPSIFTTMVMVITMTAGTAVVMWLGELITDRGIGNGMSILMFISIAATFPSALWAIKEQGDLAGGWIEFGIVIAVGLVMVALVVFVEQAQRRVPVQYAKRMIGRRSYGGTSTYIPLKVNQAGIIPVIFASSLLYIPALIVQFSNSTAGWATWVQKNLADTAAPAHITIYFFLIIFFAFFYVAISFNPEEVADNMKKYGGFIPGIRAGRPTAEYLSYVLNRITWPGSLYLGLIALVPTMALAPLGANQNFPFGGTSILIIVGVGLETVKQIESQLQQRNYEGFLR; the protein is encoded by the coding sequence GTGCTCACCGCGTTCGCCCGGGCGTTCAAGACGCCCGACCTGCGCAAGAAGCTGCTCTTCACGCTCGGCATCATCGTGATCTACCGGATCGGCACGCACATCCCGATCCCGGGTGTCGACTACCGCGCCGTCCAGTTCTGCATCGACCAGGCCCAGACCAACTCGGGTCTGTTCGGTCTGGTGAACATGTTCAGCGGTGGCGCGCTGCTGCAGATCACGATCTTCGCGCTCGGCATCATGCCGTACATCACGGCGAGCATCATTCTGCAGCTGCTGACCGTGGTGATCCCGCGTCTGGAAGCCCTGAAGAAGGAGGGGCAGGCCGGTACCGCGAAGATCACGCAGTACACGCGTTATCTGACGGTGGCCCTGGCGGTCCTCCAGGGCACCGGCCTCGTCGCCACCGCCCGCAGTGGCTCGCTGTTCAGCGGCTGTGCGCAGGCCAGCGGGATCGTACCCGACCCTTCGATCTTCACCACCATGGTCATGGTGATCACCATGACCGCCGGTACGGCCGTCGTCATGTGGCTCGGTGAGCTGATCACCGACCGCGGCATCGGCAACGGCATGTCGATCCTGATGTTCATCTCGATCGCCGCCACCTTCCCGTCCGCCCTGTGGGCCATCAAGGAGCAGGGCGACCTGGCGGGCGGCTGGATCGAGTTCGGCATCGTCATCGCCGTCGGCCTCGTCATGGTCGCGCTCGTCGTCTTCGTCGAGCAGGCCCAGCGCCGTGTCCCGGTCCAGTACGCGAAGCGCATGATCGGCCGCCGTTCCTACGGCGGTACATCGACCTACATTCCGTTGAAGGTCAACCAGGCGGGCATCATCCCTGTGATTTTCGCCTCGTCGCTGCTCTATATTCCGGCGCTCATCGTGCAGTTCTCGAACTCCACGGCGGGCTGGGCGACTTGGGTCCAGAAGAATCTCGCGGACACCGCAGCTCCGGCGCACATCACGATCTACTTCTTCCTCATCATCTTCTTCGCCTTCTTCTACGTGGCCATCTCGTTCAACCCCGAGGAAGTCGCGGACAACATGAAGAAGTATGGTGGCTTCATCCCGGGCATCCGGGCTGGCCGACCGACCGCTGAGTACCTGAGTTACGTACTCAACCGGATCACCTGGCCGGGTTCGCTGTACTTGGGTCTGATCGCTCTCGTGCCGACAATGGCGTTGGCGCCGCTCGGGGCAAACCAGAACTTCCCGTTCGGCGGTACCAGCATCCTGATCATCGTGGGTGTGGGTCTGGAGACGGTGAAGCAGATCGAGAGCCAGCTCCAGCAGCGCAATTACGAAGGGTTCCTCCGCTGA
- the rpmD gene encoding 50S ribosomal protein L30, producing MAQLKITQTKSYIGSKQNHRDTLRSLGLKGINTQVVKEDRPEFRGMVHTVRHLVTVEEVD from the coding sequence ATGGCACAGCTCAAGATCACGCAGACGAAGTCGTACATCGGCAGCAAGCAGAACCACCGTGACACCCTGCGTTCCCTTGGTCTCAAGGGCATCAACACGCAGGTCGTCAAGGAGGACCGCCCCGAGTTCCGCGGCATGGTGCACACCGTCCGCCACCTCGTGACGGTCGAGGAGGTCGACTGA
- the rplF gene encoding 50S ribosomal protein L6, protein MSRIGKLPITVPAGVDVTIDGRTVSVKGPKGSLTHTVASPIDIAKGEDGVLNVTRPNDERQNKALHGLSRTLVANMITGVTTGYVKKLEISGVGYRVQAKGSNLEFALGYSHPITVEAPEGITFKVENPTRFSVEGIDKQKVGEVAANIRKLRKPDPYKAKGVKYEGEVIRRKVGKAGK, encoded by the coding sequence ATGTCGCGTATTGGCAAGCTCCCCATCACGGTTCCCGCCGGCGTGGACGTCACCATCGACGGCCGTACGGTCTCGGTCAAGGGCCCCAAGGGCTCGCTGACCCACACCGTCGCTTCGCCGATCGACATCGCCAAGGGTGAGGACGGCGTTCTCAACGTCACCCGCCCCAACGACGAGCGTCAGAACAAGGCCCTGCACGGCCTGTCCCGCACGCTGGTGGCGAACATGATCACCGGCGTGACCACGGGTTACGTGAAGAAGCTCGAAATCAGCGGTGTCGGTTACCGAGTGCAGGCCAAGGGTTCGAACCTCGAGTTCGCGCTCGGCTACAGCCACCCGATCACCGTCGAGGCGCCCGAGGGCATCACCTTCAAGGTGGAGAACCCCACCCGGTTCTCGGTCGAGGGCATCGACAAGCAGAAGGTCGGCGAGGTTGCGGCCAACATCCGCAAGCTGCGCAAGCCCGACCCGTACAAGGCCAAGGGCGTCAAGTACGAGGGCGAAGTCATCCGCCGCAAGGTCGGAAAGGCGGGTAAGTAA
- the rplO gene encoding 50S ribosomal protein L15 translates to MAENNPLKIHNLRPAPGAKTAKTRVGRGEASKGKTAGRGTKGTKARYQVPERFEGGQMPLHMRLPKLKGFKNPFKTEFQVVNLDKLAALYPEGGEVTVADLVDKGAVRKNSLVKVLGQGEISVALQVTVDAVSGSAKEKITAAGGTVTELV, encoded by the coding sequence ATGGCGGAGAACAACCCGCTCAAGATCCACAACCTCCGTCCCGCCCCCGGCGCCAAGACCGCCAAGACCCGTGTCGGTCGTGGTGAGGCGTCGAAGGGTAAGACGGCCGGTCGTGGTACCAAGGGCACGAAGGCCCGTTACCAGGTTCCGGAGCGCTTCGAGGGTGGCCAGATGCCCCTCCACATGCGTCTCCCGAAGCTGAAGGGCTTCAAGAACCCGTTCAAGACGGAGTTCCAGGTCGTGAACCTGGACAAGCTCGCCGCCCTCTACCCCGAGGGTGGGGAGGTCACCGTTGCCGACCTGGTCGACAAGGGTGCCGTCCGCAAGAACAGCCTCGTCAAGGTCCTCGGACAGGGCGAGATCTCCGTGGCGCTGCAGGTGACGGTCGACGCCGTCTCCGGCTCCGCCAAGGAGAAGATCACCGCCGCCGGCGGTACCGTCACCGAGCTCGTCTGA